The genome window TTGAATGCGTAGTAGATACTGGCCACCCCATATAAGAGGCAATAAGTAACCAGGTACCGGCAGCAAGCAGTGCTGAGATCATGCCGAAAACAAGCAGTTCAGGCGTATCTATATAAAAACTTGAATCTATGATGCCTTTTCGAATCGTAGAGGTAACCTCACCACCGGCAAGATATGCACCGGCAAATTCAAAAATCATCGCAATAATAATTGCTTGCTTAATTGTTAAAGCTTTAGAGCCTACTGATGTTCCCATGGCGTTTGCTACGTCATTGGCACCAATACCCCAAGCCATAATAAAACCAACAATTGCGGCAAAAATTACTAAGGTAGAGCCGTAATTCGCTAAAATATCCATTAGTATCTACCTTATCTTGCTAACATAATTTCTAGTCGAGCACCTACGCGCTCAGCCAGATCTGCTAAATCACCAACCCATTCGATAATTTGATATAAAAACATTACATCAACAGGGTTCATACCTTCTTCGATGGCCATTAAGGCGCGGCGAAGTTTAATTTGCATAAAGTCGGTATCATCTTCAATAGAAGCCAACTCGATGATCATTTTTTCCACCAGCTTGACTTCACGACCGCGAAAGCCAGTTTCGAGCAAATCATCTAATTCATTAATTGCATCAGCGGCTTGCTTTATCGCATCAATACAACGCGTTAAGTAGCTATTGAAATCATCTGACAATTCGGCAGGAATAACTAATTTACGTCCTAGAATTCGTCCTGAGATATCTTTTGCTTTGTTGGCAATTTTATCTTGTTGGCTAACCAACTCTAATACATCGGTACGCTGAACCGGCATAAAAATACCACCCGGTAATTCATTACGAATATCGCGTTTCATTGTATCGGCTGCTCTTTCAAGCGAAGAAATATCTTTACGAATTTTTTCAGCTTTGTCCCAGTCACCTGCGGTACAAGCAACAAAGAAAGAAGGAAGAAGATCAGCACATTCATTAACTTTACGAATATGTTGTTCTAACGGTTTTAACGGCGATTTTGCAAAAACGCCAAGAATTGTATTTCCACTCATATTTTTTATCCTGCAACTCTTATATGTTGCTTGTTAAAAATCTTGGCAAATATACCTTATTTGCCAGATAATTTAAAAGTTTAACTGATGATAAAACACGATATTTTTTCTAACATACCCTAATATGTATAAAAAAAATACAACTTGTTCTAAACGGCTTAACTTTGCAACAAGTTTAGCGTACTTATTGCAAACACGAATAATTTAAAATGTTAGCTTTAAACGATTCAAATTTACTTATTTAATTAAAAAATTCCTGGTACATCTTCCTCTGAAATATGACGAATAACTTTACCTTTAACAAAGTAGATAACGTATTCGCAGATGTTTTGGCATCTGTCACCAATACGCTCTAGCGCTCTAGCAGACCAAATAACCGACATAATTGATGGTATTGAACGAGGATCTTCCATCATATAAGTCATTAATTGCCGCATTAACGCTTCGTATTCACGATCAATGCGATTGTCACTTTGATGTACTTTTAATGCCGCGTCAAAATCCATACGGGTAAACGCATCGAGTGTGTCATGTAGTGTTGTTAATACTAAACGACCTAGGTTATCCAAGTTTAATAATAAATCTTGTTGTTTAGCACTAAATTGTTCTAAGGCTACTTTCGCTATTTTTTCAGCTTCATCAGCAATACGCTCTAAATCAGCAATGGTTTTAATAATCGCCATCACTAACCGTAAATCGCTGGCTGCCGGTTGGCGCTTAGCAATAATACGGGTACATTCTTCATCAATGGTTACTTCCATTAAATTTATTTTGTAATCACTAGAGAGTACTTTGCGAGCGAGTTCTTCGTTATTGTCACTCACTGCCGTTAAGGCATTTTTAAGTTGTTGCTCTACTAGGCCGCCCATGTTCATCACATTATTACGAACGGCATCAAGTTCTTGGTTAAACTGGCCAGAAATATGACGACCGGTATCAAACGTTTCCATTATTATTTCTCCTCAATTAACCGTAACGGCCGGTAATATAATCTTCGGTTTTTTTCTTATTTGGGGTAGTAAATAAGGTATTGGTATCACTATATTCAATTAGGTCGCCCATATACATAAATGCAGTTTGATCTGACACTCGGGCAGCTTGCTGCATATTATGAGTTACGATTACCACAGTATATTTATCTTTAAGTTCAGTGATCAACTCTTCAATCACTAAAGTAGATATTGGATCAAGAGCCGATGTCGGCTCATCCAATAAAAGCACTTCAGGTTCAATTGCAATTGCTCGGGCAATAACCAAGCGTTGTTGTTGACCACCAGATAACCCTAAAGCACTGTCATGAATTCTGTCTTTCACTTCATCCCAAAGCGCCGCAGCACGCAAGGATTTTTCACAGGCTTCATCTAAAACCCGGCGGTTATTTTGGCCAATTAATCGTAAGCCATAAACCACATTCTCGTAAATTGATTTAGGGAATGGATTCGGGCGTTGAAATACCATCCCCACTTTTCGGCGAAGTTGGGCAACATCAACATGCTTACCGTAGATATTCTCTCCATGTAAATCGATTTCACCGTCAATTTTACAAATATCAACTAAGTCGTTCATTCGATTGATACAACGTAATAACGTTGATTTACCACAGCCACTTGGGCCGATAAAAGCAGTGACCTTGCCTTTTGGGATCTTCATTGAAATATTATTTAATGCTTGCTTATCACCGTAGTGAAGATTCAAGCCTTTAATTTCCAGGGCAACTTGATCAGCGGGTAAATCATTGATATTTACCGCTTGCTGGTTTTGCATTAATACTTCTGGAGCTACATTAATCATCGTAAATTTTACTCAGTTTAAATTTTTAAATATTCTGTGTTAGTTACTAGTGTTCTAAAGAACGATACTTTTCACGTAATTTGTTTCGAATAGACACGGCGGTCATATTCAGGCCAACAATAATGGTGACCAATAAAAATGCTGTGGCATAAACTAATGGCCTTGCGGCTTCAACATTCGGGCTTTGAAAGCCGACATCATAGATATGAAAACCTAAGTGCATGAACTTACGCTCTAAGTGTAAGAACGGGAAGTTGCCATCAAGTGGTAATGTTGGCGCCATCTTCACCACGCCAACTAACATTAATGGTGCTACTTCACCGGCGGCGCGGGCAATGGCTAATATAATGCCGGTCATGATTGCCGGACTTGCAATCGGTAAAATAATACGCCATAGCGTTTCCGCTTTGGTTGCGCCCAATGCTAATGAGCCATGACGCATGTTTGATGGAATACGTGCTAAACCCTCTTCAGTAGAAACAATAACTACCGGTAACGTTAGTATCGCTAACGTAAGTGCTGACCATAGTACGCCTGGCGAGCCAAATGTTGGGTTTGGTAACGATTCTGGGTAGAAAATCTGGTCAAGCGAACCACCAACCATATATACGAAGAAGCCTAAGCCAAATACCCCATAAACAATTGACGGTACACCGGCTAAATTTATTACCGCAATTCGCAGTAATTTAGTAAAGCCATTGTTGCCCGCATATTCGTGTAAATATATAGCGGCAACAACACCAAGTGGCGCCACAATAACAGTCATCAGCAAGACCATTAATACCGTACCAAATATTGCCGGAAACACCCCGCCTTCGGTATTAGCTTCTCTTGGGTCATCAACTAAAAAGCTGCTTATTTGACTGAAGAACTTAGCAATTTTAGTGAGCAAACTTAATTGGTTGTTAAAACTAATTTGCATTACTTGTTCAAGATTAATCTCGACCAGCTCGCCGCCCATAGCACGAACAACAACCTTGTCGCGTTGCACGTCGGTGCGCATCACGTTAAGCTGCTCTTCTAAGGCAAGGTATTTATTGTTTAACGCTTTGCGCTCAACGGCAAACTCAGCTTTTAGCTGTGCCGTTAGTTTGCCATCAATTTCAGCTTTACGTTCTTGCAAGCGAATGCGTTCTAAATTGTAATTGATTGCGCCTATATCCGTTTTTTGCAATTCTGCGATATCATCTTGTAAATCGTTTACTCTTTCTAAAAAATTATCAAGCTGGGCAGCAGGTACAAGTTTACCATCCATATAAACTTGCTCAATAAAGCCATAAAAATTACCGTTGGTGCGACGCTCAATAACCACCACATTTTCAGGTTGGCTTTGTTTCGTGATCAGCGGTTCAACAATCCAGCGAAAGTCCAAGCTGACTAATTCACGGTTACCGGTTTTGATCAAAAAGCGTTCAATAGTAATCGCATCTTTTGTGTCAATATTAGTGTGAGCCAGTTGCTCTACTGGAATACGCTCCACGTCATATATTTCACCAATAACGGTCGATGTAACACCACTTGGATCTTGGATTTCAAATTGATGAATTTGCGCCGGCCAAAAGTACGTTAAACCACGAGATGCGATCAACCACAATAAACCAACGACCGAAATCAAACTAATTGATACACCTGCGGCACTTAGCCATACCCAAGGTGAACCCGATTTAAACCATTTATTCATATTATTCATTTGGGTAATCCTTACAGCGAACTATATTTTTCACGTAAACGCTGACGAACAAACTCAGCTAACGTATTAAAGATAAAGGTGAATACAAACAACACAAAGGCTGCTAAGAATAAAATCCGATAATGTGAACTACCCACTTCTGATTCCGGCATTTCAACGGCAATATTAGCCGATAAGGTACGCATGCCCTGGAATATACTCCAATCGATAACCGGGGTATTACCCGTTGCCATGAGCACGATCATAGTTTCACCTACAGCGCGCCCCAAGCCCATCATTACAGCGGAGAAAATACCTGGACTTGCGGTAAGTAATACAACTTTAATTAAGGTTTGCCATTGAGTTGCACCCAGTGCTAATGAACCAGAGGTTAAATGCTTGGGTACAGAAAAGATTGCGTCTTCGGTCATTGAAAAAATAGTAGGAATAACCGCAAAGCCCATAGCAATGCCGACAACGAGTGCATTACGTTGGTCAAAATCAATGCCTAAATCGTTGGTAATGTATTGACGCATATCGCCGCCAAACATCACATCTTCAACAAATGGCGAGAACTCAAATGCCAGTAGGCCGGTAATGATTAATACAGGTATTAAAATAATTGGTGCGAATGCTTCCGGTAAAATTAACTTAACTTTTTTCGGTGTATTGTGCCAGGCAAAGGCAGTTAAAAAGGTTGTCAGTGGCAACAGTATCACCAGCAAAAATACTGCCGGTAAATACTCTTCCATCAGTGGTGCTAACCAAAGGCCGGCTAAGAAACCTAAAATAACCGTTGGTAGTGCTTCCATCAGTTCAATGGTTGGTTTAACGGTTTTACGCATCGCTGGCGGCATAAAGTAAGCGGTATAAATAGCCGCAGAAATTGCAATTGGCACGGCAAATAACATCGCATAAAATGCCGCTTTCATGGTGCCAAATGATATTGGCACTAATGAGAATTTAGATTCAAAATCATCTGAGCCAGAAGTAGATTGCCAAATGTAGGCAGGCTCAGGGTAACCTTCATACCAAACTTCTTGCCACAATGCCGACCAAGTCACTTCCGGGTGTTCATTATGGACGGTAAAAAGTTCAATCGATTGTTCACTGCCAATCACCACACCATTAGCACGAGGGGCGATAGCAAAAGGCTGCTTGGCATCGTCGAGTAATTTACCCTGCCAAAGTTTAGCCTCAGAAGTTGTATAATAAACACCAACATGCCCTGATGGCGTTACCGTATAAAAACTTTTGCGATAGGTTTCAGGATAAATAGCGGCAACGGCTTCATTGCTGCTTACTGCAAATGAACGAATTAGTTGAAAGCTTCTGCCCGTTTTACCAGCAACCTCAAAGTATTGATGCACTTTACCTGCACTGGTACCGAATAATATTGAACTACTGCCCGATAATAATGTTGTTGAGGTAATATCAGCACCCGATTTATAAACCGGATTAAATACCGCTCTTACTGGCACATCATATTCATCGGTTAAATCAAAAATACTCACTGCGTTATTTTCAACTGCAATAGCCATCGATAAATCAGGGGTGATCTCAACAAAATCAAGGCTTTCGACATCGTCTTTAATTAATTGGAATTCGGTTGAAAATTCAGAGTCATAATAAAAATTATCTTCGGCAATTAACGACGTTTTAATCAAGCGATTATCATTAGTTAGTGCTACAACAACTGCACGCTCTTCGGTCATGGCAAACGAAAATATTGATAATGCATTTTCATTTTCATCAATAACAATAGGCTTTTCACCTAATGGATAACCGACACTTGGGTGAATCGTGCGAATGTCCGCGGCAAAGGTCGCATTAAAGGTAGGTTGGATAACCCTGATTAACCCATCAGAGGTTAACAATACATATTGATTGGTATTAGTGGTAAATACATCAAGCAGTGTATCTTGCTCTGCAATCAGCTTTTCAGTAAGTAATAAATCGCCAGTTTGATGAGTGTCATTGGGTTTTAATTGGTAAAAATTGATCTCGCCATTGCTGTTAATATTGAACGTTATCTCTTTCAATTCATCAACACCAACAGCTAAATTTGTCGCACCTTTAGTTTCAGCTTTAGTTTCAATCAGCGCAAGTGATTCAACTCTTGCGGATTCAAACACTGGTTTAACTACATACACTAAATACATAAAGATCAGTACTAGGGTAAACAAAACGCTCACACCGCCGACTGAAATAAGCCATTTAGCTAAAGTGTTTTTAACTTGTCTTGGCTCAAAAGATTTTGCAGAAATTGTCACTGTACAACCTTAAAATAAGTGTTCTTTATTAGACACTGGAGATTATAAGACAGTTATGTGACAGTTTTATTACAACAGATAAATAGTCGTTATTTAGCTGAGATTAACTTGTTCAGTTGGTAAATACGCGATTACAGCTTCATAGCTAACTTGCCAGTGCTGATAATCAATTGCTATCGACTTTAGCTCTCCATTAATTGATAACACTAATGATGGGAACCCTTGTATCGGCATATTCCGAACGAAAGCAACTTCATCGGTTAATTGCAGCTGTATATCCTCACTTAAGATTTTTTTTTCAAACTTGACAACATCAAGGCCTAACTCAGCTGCAATGTTAACTAAAGTATCAATATTAGCAGGGTTCTTTGCCTGTAAATAATAAGCTTGCTGAATTGCTAAATACATATCTTGTTCAAGGTTGTATTCGCGTGCAATTAATACAGCACGACATGCCGGATAGGTGGAGCGGATTGGCTGGCACTGAGTCCAAAAATCAAAATTAAATTCGGTGCCCAGCTGCGCAGCGATCTTATGCCAAGTCTGCTGCAAAAAATGCTGCATTTCGATAGACATTGCTTCGTTACTGTCTGGGGCTAAGCCACCAACTCGATATTGCACCTCAATCGTAGATTTAAGCTTCTCTTGCAAGGCCTGCCAAGTAGGACGATAGCCCCAGCACCAACTGCACATAGGATCATAAATATAATACAATACAGGTTTAATCATGCTTTCAACTTTTAGTGCTCTAGAATGTTAATCGAAATAATGCGCCACCTAATGGGCTCCGCTCTAATTTGACATTACCACCATGGGCAACCATCACTTGTCGAGTTAAAGCCAGCCCAACACCGGAGCCTTCTTTTTTGGTGGTAAAAAATGGCACAAATATTTTCTTGGCAATATCATCAGGCACACCTGCGCCATTATCGCTTATGTCGATAACCACATGGCCACGTTTATTTAACGACGCATTCATTGTAACAGTTGGGTTTGTGACCGACATTAAAGCTTGCTCAGCATTTTGTAACAGATTTATCAGTAGCTGTTCAATCATATCTTTGTCAACGTTAATGTCTAACTCAGACGGTTCAATATTAGCGTTAAACGATATACCTTTTTCTAACCATTGTTGGGTAGCGAGTGTACTAACCTGGCTGAATATATCACGGAGCTTTACAACTTGTTTATTTGGTGGTGGTAGCCTGGTCAAACGTCGGTAGCTGCCGACAAACTTTGTTAAACCGTCACTTCTGCGCGCTACAGTTTGTACGGCATCAGATACATCGACCAATGATTCAACTAAATCTGGGTGGTCAATTATTTTACTTTTAGCATCCTCTAATAAATCCACCGCAGTTTTTGATAATGAGGCTACTGGGGTGATGCTATTCATGATCTCATGGGTTAACACTCGCACTAAATCTTGCCAGGCTTGCAGTTGCACCACATCTAATTCACTTTGAATGTTTTGCATACTGAGCAGTCTTTCTTGCTTATCTGCAATTATTATTTGCGTAGATAAAATGGTTAATTGCTGTTCCATGTCGTCTACTTCAAAGGTAACCAAACGGCGTTCACCAGCACCAACAGATTTAATATGTCGGGAAAATTGTTCACCAAATTGCGCTAGATCTTCCACCTTGGTGACATGGTTTGAGCCAAATAGTCGACGAGCACTATTATTCCACAGTGTTAACGTGCTATCTGCATGTACACTCATTAATGGCACTGGCACATGTTCTATTAACGCTTTTAAGTGGCGTAGCTCTTTTTCTTGGCTAGTACGTACCGCTTGAAAGCGTTTAAGGATATCGGTAAATGCGCTGCCTAGTTCGCCAAAGCCTGAACCCAATTCTTTCAATTCAAAGCGTTGTGAAAAATCGGCATAACGAGCAGCATCTAAAAATCGTGCTAATTCAGCATTAGTTTTAGTAATAAAGCGAAACACCAAAATGCATTGCACAATTAGAAACAACGAGGTTAATAAAGTTGCAGCATGATAACCAGGAGTGGTCAGAAGAAATGTTAGAAAAATAAGCGTCAACATTATCAATGCTGTACGCATGGCGATCATTAATGAGAA of Thalassotalea fonticola contains these proteins:
- a CDS encoding TIGR00153 family protein — translated: MSGNTILGVFAKSPLKPLEQHIRKVNECADLLPSFFVACTAGDWDKAEKIRKDISSLERAADTMKRDIRNELPGGIFMPVQRTDVLELVSQQDKIANKAKDISGRILGRKLVIPAELSDDFNSYLTRCIDAIKQAADAINELDDLLETGFRGREVKLVEKMIIELASIEDDTDFMQIKLRRALMAIEEGMNPVDVMFLYQIIEWVGDLADLAERVGARLEIMLAR
- the phoU gene encoding phosphate signaling complex protein PhoU — its product is METFDTGRHISGQFNQELDAVRNNVMNMGGLVEQQLKNALTAVSDNNEELARKVLSSDYKINLMEVTIDEECTRIIAKRQPAASDLRLVMAIIKTIADLERIADEAEKIAKVALEQFSAKQQDLLLNLDNLGRLVLTTLHDTLDAFTRMDFDAALKVHQSDNRIDREYEALMRQLMTYMMEDPRSIPSIMSVIWSARALERIGDRCQNICEYVIYFVKGKVIRHISEEDVPGIF
- the pstB gene encoding phosphate ABC transporter ATP-binding protein PstB, with translation MQNQQAVNINDLPADQVALEIKGLNLHYGDKQALNNISMKIPKGKVTAFIGPSGCGKSTLLRCINRMNDLVDICKIDGEIDLHGENIYGKHVDVAQLRRKVGMVFQRPNPFPKSIYENVVYGLRLIGQNNRRVLDEACEKSLRAAALWDEVKDRIHDSALGLSGGQQQRLVIARAIAIEPEVLLLDEPTSALDPISTLVIEELITELKDKYTVVIVTHNMQQAARVSDQTAFMYMGDLIEYSDTNTLFTTPNKKKTEDYITGRYG
- the pstA gene encoding phosphate ABC transporter permease PstA, with protein sequence MNKWFKSGSPWVWLSAAGVSISLISVVGLLWLIASRGLTYFWPAQIHQFEIQDPSGVTSTVIGEIYDVERIPVEQLAHTNIDTKDAITIERFLIKTGNRELVSLDFRWIVEPLITKQSQPENVVVIERRTNGNFYGFIEQVYMDGKLVPAAQLDNFLERVNDLQDDIAELQKTDIGAINYNLERIRLQERKAEIDGKLTAQLKAEFAVERKALNNKYLALEEQLNVMRTDVQRDKVVVRAMGGELVEINLEQVMQISFNNQLSLLTKIAKFFSQISSFLVDDPREANTEGGVFPAIFGTVLMVLLMTVIVAPLGVVAAIYLHEYAGNNGFTKLLRIAVINLAGVPSIVYGVFGLGFFVYMVGGSLDQIFYPESLPNPTFGSPGVLWSALTLAILTLPVVIVSTEEGLARIPSNMRHGSLALGATKAETLWRIILPIASPAIMTGIILAIARAAGEVAPLMLVGVVKMAPTLPLDGNFPFLHLERKFMHLGFHIYDVGFQSPNVEAARPLVYATAFLLVTIIVGLNMTAVSIRNKLREKYRSLEH
- a CDS encoding ABC transporter permease subunit, encoding MTISAKSFEPRQVKNTLAKWLISVGGVSVLFTLVLIFMYLVYVVKPVFESARVESLALIETKAETKGATNLAVGVDELKEITFNINSNGEINFYQLKPNDTHQTGDLLLTEKLIAEQDTLLDVFTTNTNQYVLLTSDGLIRVIQPTFNATFAADIRTIHPSVGYPLGEKPIVIDENENALSIFSFAMTEERAVVVALTNDNRLIKTSLIAEDNFYYDSEFSTEFQLIKDDVESLDFVEITPDLSMAIAVENNAVSIFDLTDEYDVPVRAVFNPVYKSGADITSTTLLSGSSSILFGTSAGKVHQYFEVAGKTGRSFQLIRSFAVSSNEAVAAIYPETYRKSFYTVTPSGHVGVYYTTSEAKLWQGKLLDDAKQPFAIAPRANGVVIGSEQSIELFTVHNEHPEVTWSALWQEVWYEGYPEPAYIWQSTSGSDDFESKFSLVPISFGTMKAAFYAMLFAVPIAISAAIYTAYFMPPAMRKTVKPTIELMEALPTVILGFLAGLWLAPLMEEYLPAVFLLVILLPLTTFLTAFAWHNTPKKVKLILPEAFAPIILIPVLIITGLLAFEFSPFVEDVMFGGDMRQYITNDLGIDFDQRNALVVGIAMGFAVIPTIFSMTEDAIFSVPKHLTSGSLALGATQWQTLIKVVLLTASPGIFSAVMMGLGRAVGETMIVLMATGNTPVIDWSIFQGMRTLSANIAVEMPESEVGSSHYRILFLAAFVLFVFTFIFNTLAEFVRQRLREKYSSL
- a CDS encoding DsbA family protein, which produces MIKPVLYYIYDPMCSWCWGYRPTWQALQEKLKSTIEVQYRVGGLAPDSNEAMSIEMQHFLQQTWHKIAAQLGTEFNFDFWTQCQPIRSTYPACRAVLIAREYNLEQDMYLAIQQAYYLQAKNPANIDTLVNIAAELGLDVVKFEKKILSEDIQLQLTDEVAFVRNMPIQGFPSLVLSINGELKSIAIDYQHWQVSYEAVIAYLPTEQVNLS
- a CDS encoding sensor histidine kinase gives rise to the protein MAFKKFSLMIAMRTALIMLTLIFLTFLLTTPGYHAATLLTSLFLIVQCILVFRFITKTNAELARFLDAARYADFSQRFELKELGSGFGELGSAFTDILKRFQAVRTSQEKELRHLKALIEHVPVPLMSVHADSTLTLWNNSARRLFGSNHVTKVEDLAQFGEQFSRHIKSVGAGERRLVTFEVDDMEQQLTILSTQIIIADKQERLLSMQNIQSELDVVQLQAWQDLVRVLTHEIMNSITPVASLSKTAVDLLEDAKSKIIDHPDLVESLVDVSDAVQTVARRSDGLTKFVGSYRRLTRLPPPNKQVVKLRDIFSQVSTLATQQWLEKGISFNANIEPSELDINVDKDMIEQLLINLLQNAEQALMSVTNPTVTMNASLNKRGHVVIDISDNGAGVPDDIAKKIFVPFFTTKKEGSGVGLALTRQVMVAHGGNVKLERSPLGGALFRLTF